In one uncultured Methanobrevibacter sp. genomic region, the following are encoded:
- a CDS encoding zeta toxin family protein, whose translation MSKKNKLPEIIIFAGPNGSGKTTITRMARIIGVYINADDIKRSSLCSDLEAAVKAEELREEMIENGEDFTFETVLSTDRNLKLLKKAKENGYFLRCIYVLTSDYKINIAR comes from the coding sequence ATGTCGAAGAAGAATAAGCTTCCTGAAATCATCATTTTTGCAGGTCCAAACGGCAGTGGGAAAACTACTATAACTCGTATGGCCAGAATTATTGGTGTTTACATTAATGCTGACGATATTAAAAGGTCAAGTTTATGCAGTGATTTGGAAGCTGCTGTGAAGGCTGAAGAGCTTAGGGAAGAAATGATTGAAAATGGTGAAGATTTCACATTTGAAACAGTGCTCTCTACTGATAGGAATCTTAAATTGCTTAAAAAAGCTAAAGAAAATGGATATTTTTTAAGATGCATATATGTTTTAACATCAGATTATAAAATTAATATTGCTCGGTAA